A window of Peromyscus eremicus chromosome 7, PerEre_H2_v1, whole genome shotgun sequence contains these coding sequences:
- the LOC131914191 gene encoding olfactory receptor 143-like, whose translation MPHMKQMTRENDSSVSEFILMGLTDQPELQLPLFVLFLVNYAVTVIGNLSLMSLIFLNSDLHTPMYYFIFNLSFIDFCYSFVFTPKMLMSFVLEKNTISFRGCMTQLFFFSFFVSSECYVLTAMAYDRFVAICQPLLYKVVMSPGICFMLMFGSYLMGFAGAMAHTGCMIRLNFCDSNIINHYMCDIFPLLQLSCSSTYVNELVSFILVGTVLILSSLIILVSYAMILFNIIHMSSGKDWSKALGTCGSHIVTVSLFYGSGLLAYVKPSSAETVGQGKIFSVFYTFLVPILNPLIYSLRNKDVKLAVKRTMKRITS comes from the coding sequence ATGCCACACATGAAGCAAATGACCAGGGAAAATGATTCTTCAGTGTCAGAGTTCATTCTTATGGGACTGACAGACCAACCTGAGCTCCAGCTGCCCTTATTTGTTCTGTTCTTGGTGAATTACGCAGTCACTGTGATAGGAAACTTGAGCTTAATGAGTCTCATTTTCTTAAACTCAGACCTTCACACTCCCATGTACTATTTTATCTTCAACCTATCCTTCATTGATTTctgttattcatttgtttttacccCCAAAATGCTGATGAGTTTTGTTTTAGAGAAGAACACCATCTCCTTTAGAGGATGCATGACTCAgctgtttttcttctccttttttgtgAGCTCAGAGTGTTATGTGCTGACAGCCATGGCCTATGATCGCTTTGTGGCCATCTGTCAGCCACTGCTGTACAAGGTTGTTATGTCACCTGGAATATGTTTTATGCTGATGTTTGGTTCTTACTTGATGGGTTTTGCTGGGGCCATGGCTCACACAGGATGTATGATCAGGCTCAACTTTTGTGATTCTAACATCATCAACCACTACATGTGTGACatcttccctcttctccagctCTCCTGCAGTAGCACCTATGTCAATGAGCTTGTAAGTTTCATTCTCGTGGGTACCGTTCTCATTTTATCTAGTCTCATTATCTTAGTTTCGTATGCTATGATCCTTTTCAATATCATTCATATGTCATCAGGTAAGGATTGGTCCAAAGCCTTGGGCACTTGTGGGTCTCACATTGTAACAGTTAGTCTCTTCTATGGATCTGGGCTGCTTGCTTATGTCAAGCCATCATCTGCTGAGACTGTGGGCCAGGGCAAAATTTTCTCAGTCTTTTATACCTTTTTAGTACCTATCCTGAATCCTCTCATTTACAGTCTCAGAAACAAGGATGTGAAGCTTGCTGTGAAAAGAACCATGAAGAGAATCACAAGCTGA
- the LOC131914195 gene encoding olfactory receptor 143, with protein MPHMMQMTMKNDSSVSEFFLMGLTDQPELQLPLFILFLVNYMVTVMGNLSLMNLICLNSNLHTPMYFFIFNLSFIDFCYSLVFTPKMLMSFVLEKNTISFRGCMTQLFFFLFFVNSESYVLTAMAYDRYVAICQPLLYKVVMSPKLCCLLIFGTYLMGLVSALFHTSFMIRLRFCDSNIINHYMCDIFPLLRLSCSNTYVNELVSSVVVGIAIILCCLIIFISYAMILFNIIHMSSGKGWSKALGTCGSHIITVCLFYVSGLLAYVKPSSAETVGQGKFFSVFYTFLVPMLNPLIYSLRNKDVKLAVKKTWKRLAS; from the coding sequence ATGCCACACATGATGCAAATGACTATGAAAAATGACTCTTCAGTGTCTGAGTTCTTTCTTATGGGACTGACAGACCAACCTGAGCTCCAGCTGCCCTTATTTATCCTGTTCTTGGTGAACTACATGGTCACTGTGATGGGAAACTTGAGCTTAATGAATCTCATTTGCCTAAACTCAAACCTTCACACTCCTATGTACTTTTTTATCTTCAATCTGTCCTTCATTGATTTCTGTTATTCACTTGTCTTTACTCCCAAAATGCTGATGAGTTTTGTTTTAGAGAAGAACACCATCTCCTTCAGAGGATGTATGACTCAGctgtttttcttcctattttttgtcAACTCTGAGAGTTATGTGCTGACAGCCATGGcgtatgaccgctatgtggccatctgtcaGCCACTGCTGTACAAAGTTGTTATGTCCCCTAAGCTCTGTTGTCTGTTGATATTTGGTACTTACTTAATGGGATTAGTTAGTGCCTTGTTCCACACAAGTTTCATGATCAGGCTCAGGTTTTGTGATTCTAACATCATCAACCACTACATGTGTGACATCTTCCCGCTCCTTAGGCTCTCATGCAGTAATACCTACGTGAATGAGCTTGTGAGTTCTGTTGTGGTGGGTATAGCTATCATTTTATGCTGCCTCATTATCTTTATCTCATATGCTATGATCCTTTTCAATATCATTCATATGTCATCAGGTAAGGGTTGGTCCAAAGCCTTGGGCACTTGTGGGTCTCACATCATAACTGTTTGTCTCTTTTATGTATCTGGGCTGCTTGCTTATGTCAAGCCATCATCTGCTGAGACTGTAGGCCAGGGGAAATTTTTCTCGGTATTTTACACTTTTTTGGTGCCCATGTTGAATCCTCTCATTTACAGTCTCAGAAACAAGGATGTCAAGCTTGCTGTGAAGAAAACCTGGAAGAGACTCGCAAGCTAA
- the LOC131914198 gene encoding olfactory receptor 143-like codes for MPPMQKMATENDSSVSEFILLGLTDQPELQWPLFFLFLVNYTAIVVGNLSLMSLIFLNSHLHTPMYFFLFNLSFIDFCYSFVFTPKMLVSFVSEKNVIPFTGCMTQLFFFCFFAHSESYVLTVMAYDRYVAICKPLLYKVIMLPRICCLLMFGSYLIGFSSALVLTGLMIRLNFCSNNIINHYMCDIFPVLRISCSNTYVNELVSTAVVGTAIILCSLIILVSYAMILFNIIHMSSGKGWSKALGTCGSHIVTVSFFYGSGLLAYVKPSSAETVGQGKFFSVFYTFLVPMLNPLIYSLRNKDVKLAVKKTLKRITS; via the coding sequence ATGCCACCCATGCAGAAAATGGCTACAGAAAATGACTCTTCAGTGTCTGAGTTTATTCTTCTGGGACTAACAGACCAACCTGAGCTCCAGTGGCCCCTGTTTTTTCTGTTCTTGGTGAACTACACAGCCATAGTGGTGGGTAATTTGAGCTTAATGAGTCTTATCTTCCTGAATTCACATCTTCACACTCCCATgtactttttccttttcaatctTTCCTTCATTGATTTTtgctattcatttgtttttacccCCAAAATGCTAGTGAGTTTTGTTTCAGAGAAGAATGTCATCCCTTTTACAGGATGCATGACTcagctgtttttcttctgtttttttgccCATTCTGAGAGTTACGTGCTGACAGTCATGGCCTATGATCGTTACGTGGCTATCTGTAAGCCTTTACTCTATAAGGTTATTATGTTACCTAGGATCTGTTGTCTGCTAATGTTTGGTTCATATTTGATAGGGTTTTCTAGTGCCTTGGTCCTCACAGGCTTAATGATTAGGCTCAACTTTTGTAGTAACAACATCATTAACCACTACATGTGTGACATCTTCCCAGTCCTTCGGATCTCCTGCAGTAACACTTACGTTAATGAGCTCGTGAGTACTGCAGTGGTGGGAACGGCTATCATTTTATGTAGTCTCATAATCTTAGTCTCATATGCTATGATACTTTTCAATATCATTCATATGTCCTCAGGTAAGGGTTGGTCCAAAGCCTTGGGCACTTGTGGGTCTCACATTGTAACCGTTAGTTTCTTCTATGGATCTGGGCTGCTTGCTTATGTCAAACCATCATCTGCTGAGACTGTGGGCCAGGGAAAATTTTTCTCAGTGTTTTATACATTTTTGGTGCCCATGCTGAATCCTCTCATTTACAGTCTCCGGAACAAAGATGTCAAACTTGCTGTGAAGAAAACCTTAAAGAGAATCACAAGTTAA